Proteins co-encoded in one Oncorhynchus keta strain PuntledgeMale-10-30-2019 unplaced genomic scaffold, Oket_V2 Un_contig_3193_pilon_pilon, whole genome shotgun sequence genomic window:
- the LOC118381084 gene encoding LOW QUALITY PROTEIN: early growth response protein 2b-like (The sequence of the model RefSeq protein was modified relative to this genomic sequence to represent the inferred CDS: inserted 2 bases in 2 codons): MMTAKTLEKVPVSLGGYVHPVSDSIYSVDHDSLPPGVAIFPNADLGGHYHDHLSGAPDGLMSGDMSLEKRSLDLSYSSFSQPPSHRNQTFTYMGKFSIDSQYPGNWNPEGVINIVSAGILGMTQPSSASSSPASSGSPGHFSSTLSCTMAQNQADMEHHLYSSPPPYGCGEVYQDPSAFLSTGPGISYPPPSYSSPKPNTDSGLFPIIPDYAGFFQPTCQRDMQAMPDRKPFPCPLDSFRVPPPLTPXNTIRNFTLGGPVSDGPRLPTAYSPQNXPLRPILRPRKYPNRPSKTPVHERPYPCPAEGCDRRFSRSDELTRHIRIHTGHKPFQCRICMRNFSRSDHLTTHIRTHTGEKPFACDFCGRKFARSDERKRHTKIHLRQKERKSSTAPSNNTNSDRSGTGSISTSSGVCSSSTGQLAGCPSRAV, encoded by the exons ATGATGACGGCTAAAACTTTAGAGAAAGTCCCGGTCTCTCTGGGTGGGTATGTCCATCCTGTCTCTGATTCCATCTACTCTGTGGATCATGACAGTCTGCCGCCCGGGGTGGCTATCTTTCCTAACGCTGATTTAGGAGGCCACTACCACGACCATCTTAGCGGAGCTCCAG ATGGCTTGATGAGTGGCGATATGAGCTTAGAGAAACGCTCTCTCGACCTGTCTTACTCTAGCTTCTCCCAGCCCCCTAGCCATCGGAACCAGACCTTCACCTACATGGGAAAGTTCTCCATCGACTCTCAGTATCCCGGTAACTGGAACCCCGAGGGCGTCATCAACATTGTGAGTGCGGGGATCCTGGGCATGACCCAGCCATCTTCCGCCTCCTCCTCCCCGGCGTCCTCCGGCTCTCCCGGCCATTTCTCCTCCACGCTCAGCTGCACCATGGCCCAGAACCAGGCCGACATGGAGCACCACCTCTACTCTTCCCCGCCTCCCTACGGCTGTGGGGAGGTCTACCAGGACCCGTCGGCCTTCCTCTCCACCGGGCCCGGTATCTCTTACCCGCCGCCGTCCTACTCCTCCCCTAAGCCCAACACAGACTCGGGTCTCTTCCCCATCATCCCAGACTATGCTGGGTTCTTCCAGCCGACCTGTCAGAGGGACATGCAGGCCATGCCTGACCGCAAGCCCTTCCCCTGCCCACTGGACTCCTTTAGAGTACCCCCACCTCTGACTC TGAACACTATTAGGAACTTTACATTAGGTGGGCCGGTCTCGGATGGACCCAGACTCCCCACCGCGTACAGCCCCCAGA CTCCCCTGAGACCCATCCTGCGGCCCAGAAAATATCCCAACAGGCCGAGCAAGACCCCGGTCCATGAGCGGCCGTACCCCTGCCCAGCGGAAGGCTGCGACCGGCGGTTCTCTCGGTCTGACGAGCTGACCAGACACATCCGGATACACACGGGACACAAACCGTTCCAGTGCCGGATCTGCATGAGGAACTTTAGCCGCAGCGACCACCTCACCACGCACATCCGCACGCACACCGGAGAGAAGCCCTTCGCCTGTGATTTCTGTGGCCGTAAGTTCGCGAGGAGCGACGAGCGCAAAAGACACACCAAGATTCAtctcagacagaaagagagaaaatcaTCCACTGCGCCATCAAACAACACGAACTCTGATCGCTCCGGTACCGGTTCTATAAGCACATCTAGCGGAGTCTGCTCCTCCAGCACGGGACAGCTGGCGGGATGCCCCTCGCGGGCGGTATAG